From one Trifolium pratense cultivar HEN17-A07 linkage group LG1, ARS_RC_1.1, whole genome shotgun sequence genomic stretch:
- the LOC123886454 gene encoding 7-methyl-GTP pyrophosphatase isoform X1 — MEPATSSYKIILGSSSVARRKILSEMGYEFTLMTADIDEKSIRKDTPEELVTALAEAKADAIISKLQTTGNQERVDEPTLLIAADTAEAILQRLPVGDYLKDAEPTLLITSDQVVVYEGVIREKPSSKEEARQFLKDYSGRQAATVGSVLVTNLKTGLRKGGSDRVEIYFNEIPDEIIEKLVDEGITLYVAGGLIIEHPLIFPYVKEVVGTTDSVMGLPKDLTEKLLKAVL; from the exons ATGGAACCCGCAACTTCTTCTTACAAG ATTATATTGGGTTCATCCTCCGTTGCACGCCGCAAGATTTTATCGGAAATGGGTTACGAATTCACATTAATG ACTGCGGATATCGATGAGAAGAGCATCCGAAAGGATACTCCAGAAGAGTTAGTTACGGCCCTAGCCGAAGCCAAG GCTGATGCCATTATATCCAAACTTCAAACTACTGGTAATCAAGAGAGGGTTGACGAACCAACGCTTTTAATTGCCGCTGATACA GCAGAAGCCATCTTACAAAGGCTCCCTGTTGGTGACTACTTAAAGGATGCCGAGCCAACTTTATTAATTACTTCTGACCAA GTGGTGGTCTATGAAGGTGTGATTAGGGAAAAGCCATCTAGCAAAGAAGAAGCTCGGCAATTCTTGAAAG ATTATTCTGGAAGGCAAGCAGCAACTGTGGGATCTGTATTAGTTACAAATCTCAAAACAGGATTGAGAAAAGGTGGATCAGATCGTGTGGAG ATTTATTTCAATGAAATACCAGATGAAATCATTGAGAAGCTG GTTGATGAGGGAATTACTCTCTACGTTGCTGGAGGGCTGATAATAGAGCATCCTTTAATATTTCCATATGTCAAAGAAGTG
- the LOC123886443 gene encoding protein RADIALIS-like 4, translated as MASSSGWTTKQNKRFENALAIYDKDTPDRWQKIARAVGGKTVEEVKRHYEMLVEDLKQIEQGHVPLPKYRNAPTIGGSIKGYTYNDEEQRLKFLSLQ; from the exons ATGGCTTCAAGTTCAGGTTGGACAACAAAGCAGAACAAAAGATTTGAGAATGCTTTGGCTATCTATGACAAGGACACCCCGGATCGGTGGCAGAAGATTGCGAGGGCTGTCGGAGGGAAGACGGTTGAGGAAGTTAAAAGGCATTATGAGATGCTAGTTGAAGATTTGAAGCAGATTGAACAAGGTCATGTTCCATTACCTAAATACAGAAATGCTCCAACAATAGGAGGTAGCATTAAAGGTTACACTTACAATGATGAAGAACAAAG GTTGAAGTTTCTAAGCCTTCAGTGA